One Corynebacterium yudongzhengii DNA window includes the following coding sequences:
- a CDS encoding acetolactate synthase large subunit: MSGAQAIVRSLENLDAGTVFGIPGGAVLPLYDALFASQKLRHVLTRHEQGAGHASEGYAMTSGKVGVCIATSGPGATNLVTALADAALDSVPIVAITGQVGSSLLGTDAFQEADIRGVTMPVTKHNFMVTRPEDIPEAIAAAFHLAGTGRPGPVLVDIPKDVQNAEFDFVWPPKVDMPGYKPVTSPHSRQIAQAVKLIQQSERPVLYIGGGVIKANASDELLSFAEYSGIPVVTTLMALGSFPDSHELHMGMPGMHGTVPAVGAMQRSDLLITIGARFDDRVTGDTDSFAPHAKVIHADIDPAEIGKIRAADVPIVGDAKKVLHALDANFRSSTTENRPDFSTWRSYLAGLKERFPRGYDPQADGSLSPQYVIEKVAETVGPDAVYVAGVGQHQMWAAQFLNFEKPRTWLNSGGLGTMGYSVPAALGAKAGAPDKEVWAIDGDGCFQMTNQEITTMAVEGLPVKVALINNGNLGMVRQWQTLFYEGHYSHTRLREQNEYVPDFVALAEGLGAVGIRVTSEDEVVPAIEKAREINDRPVIIDFIVGEDAQVWPMVAAGNSNSDIQYAHGLRPDFDEEESAAETPADIHETVDEAHEDHAPEGK, from the coding sequence ATGTCCGGTGCCCAGGCCATCGTGAGGTCGCTGGAGAACCTAGATGCGGGCACCGTGTTCGGTATTCCGGGTGGAGCCGTACTTCCGCTGTACGATGCCCTGTTTGCCTCGCAGAAGCTACGCCACGTCCTCACGCGCCACGAGCAGGGTGCCGGGCACGCGTCGGAGGGCTACGCCATGACCTCCGGCAAGGTCGGCGTGTGCATCGCCACCTCCGGGCCGGGGGCGACGAACCTGGTCACGGCGCTTGCCGACGCCGCCCTCGACAGCGTCCCCATCGTCGCCATCACGGGCCAGGTGGGCTCGTCGCTTCTGGGCACCGATGCCTTCCAGGAGGCGGATATCCGCGGCGTGACGATGCCGGTGACCAAGCACAACTTCATGGTCACCCGCCCGGAGGACATCCCGGAGGCCATCGCCGCGGCCTTCCACCTGGCGGGCACGGGTCGTCCGGGCCCGGTGCTCGTCGATATCCCGAAGGACGTCCAGAACGCCGAATTCGATTTCGTCTGGCCGCCCAAGGTCGACATGCCGGGCTACAAGCCGGTCACCAGCCCACACTCGCGTCAGATCGCGCAGGCGGTCAAGCTCATCCAGCAGTCGGAGCGGCCGGTGCTCTACATCGGCGGCGGCGTCATCAAGGCCAACGCCTCCGACGAGTTGCTCTCGTTTGCGGAGTACTCCGGCATCCCGGTCGTGACCACCTTGATGGCGCTCGGCAGCTTCCCGGACTCCCACGAGCTGCACATGGGTATGCCCGGCATGCACGGCACCGTCCCTGCCGTCGGCGCCATGCAGCGCTCGGATCTGCTCATCACGATTGGCGCGCGTTTCGACGACCGCGTCACCGGCGACACCGACTCCTTCGCGCCCCACGCCAAGGTCATCCACGCCGATATCGATCCGGCGGAGATCGGCAAGATCCGCGCGGCCGACGTCCCGATCGTCGGCGACGCGAAGAAGGTCCTGCACGCGCTGGATGCGAACTTCCGGTCGTCGACAACTGAAAACCGCCCGGACTTCAGCACCTGGCGCTCTTACCTGGCAGGGCTTAAGGAGCGCTTCCCGCGCGGCTACGACCCGCAGGCCGACGGCTCGCTGTCGCCGCAATATGTCATCGAGAAGGTGGCGGAGACGGTCGGGCCGGATGCGGTCTACGTCGCCGGCGTCGGCCAGCACCAGATGTGGGCGGCACAGTTCCTGAACTTCGAAAAGCCGCGGACCTGGCTGAACTCCGGTGGCCTCGGCACGATGGGCTACTCCGTCCCGGCGGCGCTCGGCGCGAAGGCCGGCGCCCCGGACAAAGAGGTGTGGGCCATCGACGGCGACGGCTGCTTCCAGATGACCAACCAGGAGATCACCACCATGGCCGTCGAGGGCCTGCCGGTGAAGGTCGCCCTCATCAACAACGGCAACCTCGGCATGGTCCGGCAGTGGCAGACGCTGTTCTACGAAGGCCACTACTCGCACACCCGGCTGCGTGAGCAGAACGAATACGTCCCCGACTTCGTGGCGCTGGCGGAGGGACTCGGTGCCGTCGGCATCCGGGTCACCAGCGAGGACGAGGTCGTCCCGGCGATCGAGAAGGCCCGCGAGATCAACGACCGGCCGGTGATCATCGACTTCATCGTCGGCGAGGACGCGCAGGTCTGGCCGATGGTCGCCGCCGGTAACTCCAACTCCGATATCCAGTACGCACACGGTCTGCGCCCGGACTTCGACGAAGAAGAATCCGCCGCGGAGACCCCCGCCGACATCCACGAGACCGTCGACGAGGCCCACGAAGACCACGCACCGGAGGGTAAGTAA
- a CDS encoding mechanosensitive ion channel family protein, with amino-acid sequence MPIMYFLDQLWAWVANTGINLAIIVVLALLVPRIGRFAERVVEREIASRQNDDESKASLAIAGVGIYVAQVVVYFLLALAFLSELGFSLAGAAIPATVVSAAVGFGAQSIIADFLAGFFILSEKQYGVGDWVRFQGNGIDVEGSVISITMRTTTIRTLAQETVTIPNSTARVCINTSNYWSRAVIVMPIPLLGSESAANAVKRAESATRSALERSEITDHLIGELDVQPATAVTPPSTVGMPWTMDVRLMIQVHAGEQWAVERAVRLAILEEFWDEYGSATTASGLLRDELAEELPPQPVRPASSKHKAKESAASAADTPTEVHDPVTADAGSRDEGDNPVPTHLSQPDGSDPAAERLGDDTEDDDPEDTEEAEERPNRRQRIMTLVRETRGSTFWMLGVLGLLLVAKLLFFSTEGADGERIAGILAPPVRDSAEQTTEETPTGEAVETEEPVNTPSQAPQDSDTNQAPGSATNQAPEDSSQGGTEQNSQSGSQADSSTGGQSGGQSGQSGQSGNQGSGNQSGQSPNTVEPQSAEQETQPATPEESEPTAVN; translated from the coding sequence ATGCCCATCATGTACTTTCTCGACCAGCTCTGGGCGTGGGTCGCGAACACCGGCATCAACCTGGCCATCATCGTGGTGTTGGCCCTGTTGGTGCCGCGTATCGGCCGCTTCGCTGAGCGCGTCGTCGAACGCGAGATCGCCTCGCGGCAAAACGACGACGAATCGAAGGCCTCCCTGGCGATCGCCGGCGTTGGCATCTACGTCGCGCAGGTCGTTGTCTACTTCCTTCTGGCGCTGGCGTTTCTCTCTGAGCTCGGGTTCTCGCTCGCCGGCGCGGCGATTCCCGCCACCGTGGTCTCCGCCGCCGTCGGTTTTGGCGCGCAGTCGATCATCGCCGACTTCCTCGCCGGGTTCTTCATCCTCTCGGAGAAGCAATATGGTGTCGGTGACTGGGTGCGCTTCCAGGGCAACGGCATCGACGTCGAAGGCAGCGTCATCTCTATTACGATGCGCACCACCACGATCCGCACCCTCGCCCAGGAGACGGTCACCATCCCGAACTCCACGGCGCGCGTGTGCATCAATACCTCGAACTACTGGTCGCGCGCGGTCATCGTCATGCCGATCCCGCTTTTAGGTTCCGAATCCGCCGCGAACGCCGTCAAACGTGCCGAAAGCGCCACCCGCAGCGCCTTGGAGCGTTCCGAGATCACCGACCACCTCATCGGCGAGCTGGATGTGCAGCCGGCGACCGCGGTGACGCCGCCGTCGACAGTTGGTATGCCATGGACCATGGACGTCCGCCTCATGATCCAGGTCCACGCCGGCGAGCAGTGGGCCGTCGAGCGCGCCGTGCGCCTGGCCATCCTGGAGGAGTTCTGGGATGAATACGGCTCGGCGACCACGGCGTCCGGGTTGCTTCGCGACGAGCTCGCCGAAGAGCTTCCCCCGCAACCGGTGCGGCCGGCCTCATCGAAGCACAAGGCTAAAGAGTCTGCTGCCTCCGCTGCCGATACCCCGACCGAGGTCCACGACCCCGTCACCGCCGACGCGGGCTCGCGCGACGAGGGCGATAACCCGGTGCCGACGCATCTGTCGCAGCCCGATGGCTCGGATCCGGCGGCGGAGCGGCTCGGCGACGATACCGAAGATGACGATCCCGAAGATACGGAAGAGGCCGAGGAGCGCCCGAACCGCCGCCAGCGGATCATGACGCTCGTGCGCGAGACCCGCGGCTCGACCTTCTGGATGCTCGGCGTGTTGGGGTTGTTGCTCGTCGCCAAGCTTCTGTTCTTCTCCACCGAAGGTGCCGACGGTGAGCGCATCGCCGGCATCCTCGCCCCGCCGGTGCGCGACTCCGCCGAGCAGACCACCGAGGAAACCCCCACGGGTGAGGCGGTCGAGACCGAGGAGCCGGTGAACACCCCGTCGCAGGCGCCGCAGGACAGCGACACGAACCAGGCACCGGGTTCCGCCACGAACCAGGCGCCGGAGGATAGCTCGCAGGGTGGGACCGAGCAGAATAGCCAGTCCGGCTCGCAGGCCGATAGCTCCACGGGCGGGCAAAGCGGCGGGCAGTCCGGGCAGTCCGGGCAATCCGGTAACCAGGGCTCCGGCAACCAGTCCGGGCAGTCGCCGAATACGGTCGAGCCGCAATCCGCGGAGCAGGAGACCCAGCCGGCCACCCCTGAAGAGAGCGAACCGACCGCGGTCAACTAG
- a CDS encoding PH domain-containing protein: protein MSPAEPLHFRPDRGNVLAGIFIAAIFFIIVGWAPQYLFWILLFPLVFIFWVLRSATIVDDNGITIRYAFKGNKQFAWEEINGVGFKGSRSLVQTTAGEEHPLPGVTFNSLPKLAEASRGRIPDAITAAQEDADGKMEVVDRDGHRVLMTQEEYQAHLQQQKRDNPGTSH, encoded by the coding sequence ATGAGCCCCGCTGAACCCTTGCACTTTCGCCCGGACCGCGGCAATGTTCTCGCCGGCATCTTCATCGCCGCGATTTTCTTCATCATCGTCGGCTGGGCACCGCAGTATCTGTTCTGGATCCTGCTGTTCCCGCTGGTCTTCATCTTCTGGGTGCTGCGCTCGGCCACGATCGTCGACGACAATGGCATCACGATCCGCTACGCCTTTAAGGGCAACAAGCAGTTTGCCTGGGAGGAGATCAACGGCGTCGGCTTCAAGGGCTCACGCAGCTTAGTGCAGACCACCGCAGGTGAGGAGCACCCCTTGCCCGGCGTAACCTTCAACTCACTGCCGAAGCTCGCCGAGGCCTCCCGCGGGCGGATCCCGGATGCGATCACCGCCGCCCAGGAGGACGCGGACGGCAAGATGGAGGTCGTCGACCGCGATGGCCACCGCGTGCTGATGACCCAAGAGGAGTACCAGGCGCACCTGCAGCAGCAGAAACGCGACAATCCGGGCACCTCTCACTAG
- the ilvD gene encoding dihydroxy-acid dehydratase: MYPLRSKVTTVGRQAAGARALWRATGSTENDFGKPIVAIVNSYTQFVPGHVHLKNVGDIVADAVRAAGGVPKEFNTIAVDDGIAMGHSGMLYSLPSREIISDSVEYMVNAHTADAMVCISNCDKITPGMLNAAMRLNIPSVFVSGGPMEAGKAVVIDGVASSADAPTDLITAIAHSANDAVSDDKLTEIENSACPTCGSCSGMFTANSMNCLTEALGLSLPGNGTTLATHSARRQLFEDAGEMIVDMCRRYYGEEDDSVLPRSVATKAAFRNAMALDMAMGGSTNTVLHILAAAREGEVDFDLSDIDEISYRIPCISKVAPNGTYHIEDVHRAGGIPAILGELHRAGLLDDSVHSVSYPDLDSWLADWDIRGDSATDEARELFHAAPGGKRTTEPFAQSARWESLDTDRENGCIHSVEHAFSSDGGLVILRGNLAPDGAVVKAAGVEKELWTFSGPARVVESQEQAVSMILRREVQPGDVVVIRYEGPSGGPGMQEMLHPTSFLKGAGLGKVCALITDGRFSGGTSGLSIGHISPEAAHGGLIALIEDGDTISIDVHERKLTLDVDDDELERRRLAQEEREAPFTPKDRDRTVTKALRAYAKMATSADKGAVRQVD, translated from the coding sequence ATGTATCCCCTTCGTTCCAAAGTCACAACCGTCGGCCGCCAAGCTGCCGGCGCCCGCGCCCTGTGGCGCGCGACTGGTAGCACTGAGAACGATTTTGGCAAGCCGATCGTCGCCATCGTGAACTCCTACACGCAGTTCGTGCCGGGGCATGTGCACCTCAAGAACGTCGGCGACATCGTCGCGGATGCGGTCCGTGCCGCCGGCGGCGTGCCGAAGGAGTTCAACACCATCGCCGTCGACGACGGCATCGCCATGGGCCACAGCGGCATGCTCTATTCCCTGCCGAGCCGAGAGATCATCTCCGACTCGGTGGAGTACATGGTCAACGCCCACACCGCCGACGCCATGGTGTGCATCTCCAACTGTGACAAGATCACCCCGGGCATGCTCAACGCCGCGATGCGGCTGAACATCCCGTCTGTGTTCGTCTCCGGCGGGCCGATGGAGGCGGGCAAGGCCGTCGTCATCGACGGTGTCGCCTCGTCTGCCGACGCCCCCACCGACCTCATCACCGCCATCGCGCACTCGGCCAACGATGCGGTGAGCGACGACAAGCTCACGGAGATCGAGAACTCCGCCTGCCCGACCTGCGGCTCGTGCTCCGGCATGTTCACCGCGAACTCGATGAACTGCCTCACCGAGGCCCTCGGGCTCTCTTTGCCGGGCAACGGCACGACGCTGGCCACGCATAGCGCCCGTCGGCAGCTGTTCGAGGACGCCGGCGAGATGATCGTCGATATGTGCCGCCGCTACTACGGCGAGGAAGACGACTCCGTGCTGCCGCGCTCGGTGGCCACCAAGGCCGCGTTCCGCAACGCCATGGCGCTGGATATGGCCATGGGCGGCTCCACCAACACGGTGCTGCACATCCTCGCCGCCGCCCGGGAGGGCGAGGTCGACTTCGACTTGAGCGATATCGACGAGATCTCCTACCGCATCCCGTGCATCTCGAAGGTCGCACCGAACGGCACGTACCACATCGAGGACGTCCACCGCGCCGGCGGCATCCCCGCCATCTTGGGCGAGCTGCACCGCGCCGGGCTTCTCGACGACAGCGTCCACTCCGTCTCCTACCCCGACCTGGACAGCTGGCTCGCGGACTGGGATATCCGCGGCGACAGCGCCACCGACGAGGCACGCGAGCTCTTCCACGCCGCGCCCGGCGGCAAGCGCACCACCGAGCCTTTCGCGCAGAGCGCCCGCTGGGAGTCGCTGGATACCGACCGGGAAAACGGCTGCATCCACTCCGTGGAGCACGCGTTTTCCTCCGACGGCGGCCTGGTGATCCTGCGCGGAAACCTGGCGCCGGACGGGGCCGTCGTCAAGGCGGCCGGTGTGGAGAAGGAGCTGTGGACGTTCAGCGGCCCGGCCCGCGTCGTGGAATCGCAGGAGCAGGCCGTGTCCATGATCCTGCGCCGCGAGGTCCAGCCGGGTGATGTGGTGGTCATCCGCTACGAGGGCCCCTCGGGCGGACCGGGCATGCAGGAGATGCTGCACCCGACCTCGTTCCTCAAGGGCGCCGGTCTCGGCAAGGTCTGCGCCTTGATTACCGACGGGCGCTTCTCCGGCGGCACCTCGGGACTGTCGATCGGCCACATCTCCCCCGAGGCCGCCCACGGCGGTCTCATCGCCCTGATCGAGGACGGCGATACGATCTCCATCGACGTCCACGAGCGCAAGCTCACCTTGGATGTCGACGACGACGAGCTCGAGCGCCGCCGCCTCGCCCAGGAGGAGCGCGAGGCGCCCTTCACCCCGAAGGATCGCGATCGCACCGTGACCAAGGCGCTGCGCGCCTACGCGAAGATGGCCACGAGCGCCGACAAGGGCGCCGTGCGCCAAGTCGACTAA
- a CDS encoding glycosyltransferase family 87 protein encodes MAYSTRSVTSSWATTSVVTLLTWLGALAGIGVTTRQIAATDFPVDMAIYREGVRAFMSGGEMYDVPMYAGDLALPFIYPPFGALVLVPLTAPPGLTDVAAAGIMIGLSNLLVLACLWVVLHAIAGELKKPIIRMVAMVVWPAMLLIEPVDLNNGFAQINIVLMALVVFDLVPRKPSWLPQGTLIGIAAAIKLTPLVFGLYWLVRRDWRSILTAAISAIVCTLLAAIWRFDATVQFYFSTLAGMGTTSEFGVDTTYQSNSSLKGMLMRFAPDGEWLDANGTLINVLWLMLALVTVVAGGWLMYQLIQRGLHVDAVLVNAVVMLLISPVSWSHHWVWLALIIPVFAWRSTTIFGYRGFLGGLLVVWSLLIFTVPPKWWFGDAIDLWALDFFQRVLVSDFVWLGGLLLVAVALGIRRVDRPGKGDERELLADGRVASR; translated from the coding sequence ATGGCTTATTCGACTCGCTCGGTGACCTCGTCGTGGGCGACCACCTCGGTGGTCACGCTTTTGACCTGGCTGGGTGCGCTCGCCGGCATCGGGGTTACGACCCGCCAGATCGCGGCGACCGACTTCCCCGTCGACATGGCGATCTACCGCGAAGGCGTGCGCGCCTTCATGTCGGGCGGCGAGATGTACGACGTACCCATGTACGCCGGCGATCTCGCGCTGCCTTTCATCTACCCACCGTTCGGGGCGCTCGTCCTCGTACCGCTGACGGCACCGCCGGGACTTACCGACGTCGCCGCCGCCGGCATCATGATCGGCCTTTCTAACCTCTTGGTCCTGGCCTGCCTGTGGGTGGTGCTCCACGCGATCGCCGGTGAGCTGAAGAAGCCCATCATCCGCATGGTCGCCATGGTGGTATGGCCGGCGATGCTCTTGATCGAGCCGGTGGATCTCAACAACGGTTTCGCGCAGATCAACATCGTGCTCATGGCGCTCGTGGTCTTCGACCTCGTGCCGCGCAAGCCATCGTGGTTGCCGCAGGGCACGTTGATCGGCATCGCGGCGGCGATCAAACTCACGCCTTTAGTCTTCGGGCTGTACTGGCTGGTGCGCCGGGACTGGCGCTCGATCCTCACCGCGGCGATCTCCGCGATCGTGTGCACGCTCCTAGCAGCGATCTGGCGTTTCGACGCCACCGTTCAGTTCTACTTCTCCACCCTCGCCGGCATGGGGACGACCAGCGAGTTTGGCGTGGACACCACCTATCAGTCCAACTCCTCCCTCAAGGGCATGCTCATGCGCTTCGCCCCCGACGGCGAGTGGCTGGATGCCAACGGCACGCTCATCAACGTGTTGTGGCTTATGCTCGCACTCGTCACCGTCGTGGCCGGCGGCTGGCTGATGTACCAGCTCATCCAGCGTGGGCTCCACGTCGACGCGGTGCTCGTCAACGCCGTGGTGATGCTTCTGATCTCCCCCGTCTCCTGGTCGCACCACTGGGTGTGGCTGGCGCTGATCATCCCGGTCTTCGCCTGGCGATCCACCACCATCTTCGGCTACCGAGGTTTCCTCGGCGGCCTGCTCGTGGTCTGGTCGTTGTTGATCTTCACCGTGCCGCCGAAGTGGTGGTTCGGAGACGCCATCGATCTTTGGGCCCTCGACTTCTTCCAACGCGTGCTGGTCTCTGACTTCGTCTGGCTCGGCGGGCTGCTGCTCGTCGCGGTGGCGCTGGGCATCCGGCGGGTCGATCGCCCCGGCAAGGGCGATGAGCGCGAACTACTCGCTGACGGCCGCGTCGCCTCTCGGTAG
- a CDS encoding DoxX family protein produces the protein MSDKMPRPDRAHDNDLDVPTYEPATDDTGEETRRPSLYERAGRTAPQQIDPSARDTNATTAFRAADAGETGQAPAVGSRSTYRDEDFASPADDATVVAPAASGVNEEGYFGETDYASEPVAPVAEEQDSRRGTIDFGLLIARVLLGGWLILESLGTFFSLGTSTNMTGLREEFTGYPLAEVLSIAVPTMQLAAGVFLLFGLLTPVAAAVATVVTGFVALHELAGSGAGIDVFSWPETVWLSVVLFGLSLALQFTGPGYYSLDFERSWARRPLASSWIFIVVAIAGLALLWWFGTGINPFA, from the coding sequence ATGAGCGACAAGATGCCCCGCCCCGATCGGGCCCACGACAACGACCTCGACGTGCCCACCTACGAACCCGCGACCGACGATACGGGGGAGGAGACCCGCCGTCCCTCGCTCTATGAGCGTGCGGGCCGCACCGCTCCCCAGCAGATCGATCCGAGCGCCCGGGACACGAACGCCACCACCGCCTTTAGGGCCGCTGATGCAGGCGAGACCGGCCAGGCCCCGGCCGTCGGCTCCCGCTCGACCTACCGCGACGAGGACTTCGCCTCGCCTGCCGACGACGCCACCGTCGTCGCCCCCGCCGCCAGCGGCGTGAACGAGGAGGGCTACTTCGGCGAGACCGACTATGCCTCCGAACCCGTCGCCCCAGTTGCCGAAGAGCAGGACTCCCGCCGCGGCACCATCGACTTCGGCCTGCTCATCGCCCGCGTGCTGCTGGGCGGATGGCTGATCCTGGAATCGCTCGGGACATTCTTCTCGCTGGGCACCAGCACCAACATGACCGGCCTGCGCGAGGAATTCACCGGTTACCCGCTTGCCGAGGTGCTCTCGATCGCCGTACCGACGATGCAGCTCGCCGCTGGCGTCTTCCTGCTCTTCGGCCTGCTCACTCCGGTTGCAGCCGCCGTCGCGACGGTCGTCACCGGCTTCGTCGCCCTGCATGAGCTGGCGGGCTCCGGCGCGGGTATCGACGTCTTCTCCTGGCCTGAGACCGTCTGGCTGTCGGTGGTCCTGTTCGGGCTTTCGCTCGCCCTGCAGTTCACGGGCCCGGGCTACTACTCCCTGGACTTCGAACGCAGCTGGGCGCGCCGGCCGCTGGCGAGCTCCTGGATCTTCATCGTCGTTGCCATCGCCGGACTCGCGCTGCTGTGGTGGTTCGGCACGGGTATCAACCCGTTCGCTTAG
- a CDS encoding HNH endonuclease family protein: MKRTLWSVVALVGVIVVGTLVADETPLGDGAVTPIPATTIAEVEDGGEEEDPGEHYRLLAELEVKGRAPMTGYEREEFGQAWSDDVGVEYGRNGCDTRNDILRRDLKDPVIRDGTFGCLVEEGVLYDPYTAEEIEFARGGGDVEIDHVVALGDAWAKGAQQLDETERRDFANDPLNLQAVGTSVNRQKGAGDAATWLPPNKNYRCTYAQRQIEVKHRYELWVTAAEAEALDRELGRC, from the coding sequence ATGAAAAGAACGCTCTGGTCCGTGGTGGCGTTGGTGGGGGTTATTGTCGTCGGCACGCTGGTTGCCGATGAAACCCCGCTTGGCGACGGCGCCGTCACTCCCATCCCCGCCACCACCATCGCCGAGGTCGAAGACGGCGGCGAGGAGGAAGATCCAGGTGAGCACTACCGGCTGCTCGCGGAACTCGAGGTCAAGGGACGTGCGCCCATGACCGGCTACGAGCGCGAGGAGTTCGGCCAGGCCTGGAGTGACGACGTCGGCGTCGAATACGGGCGCAACGGCTGCGATACCCGCAACGACATTTTGCGCCGCGACCTTAAAGATCCCGTCATCCGCGACGGCACCTTCGGCTGCCTGGTTGAAGAAGGCGTGCTGTATGACCCCTACACCGCAGAAGAGATCGAGTTCGCCCGCGGCGGCGGGGACGTGGAGATCGACCACGTCGTCGCCCTTGGCGATGCGTGGGCCAAAGGCGCCCAGCAGCTCGACGAGACCGAGCGCCGCGACTTCGCCAACGACCCACTGAACCTGCAGGCAGTGGGCACCTCAGTCAACCGCCAGAAGGGTGCCGGCGACGCGGCGACCTGGCTGCCGCCGAACAAGAACTACCGCTGCACCTACGCCCAACGCCAGATTGAGGTCAAGCACCGCTACGAGCTCTGGGTCACCGCGGCCGAGGCGGAAGCGCTCGATCGAGAGCTCGGCAGGTGCTGA
- a CDS encoding glutathione S-transferase family protein — MANTTKDWDGDAKNASPDGEFVRDTSYIEDRIVADLPAGSEPKPTQEQTFHWPVEKNRYRLMAARACPWAHRTVITRRLLGLEDALSLGLAGPTHDWRSWVFDLDPDEKDPATGLHRLREAYLNRFPDYPKGITVPAIVEISSRKVVTNDFPSIPIDFQLQWREFHRAGAPDLYPEQHRERIDEMAAWLFKEVNNGVYRCGFAGSQEAYESAYDRLWEALDWLEDHLGKHRFLVGDHITLADIYLYPTLVRFDPVYVGHFKCSRNRIAQMPNLWNYLKELFSLPGFGDTTDFQEIKEHYYFTHSEINPTRVVPVGPDMSPIVEPHDRDRFGGAPFAEGTTLPGPVPAGEEVKHPEPFQK, encoded by the coding sequence ATGGCTAACACCACGAAGGACTGGGACGGCGACGCGAAGAACGCCTCCCCCGACGGCGAGTTCGTCCGCGACACCAGCTACATCGAAGACCGCATCGTCGCTGATCTTCCTGCCGGTTCCGAACCTAAGCCGACGCAGGAGCAGACGTTCCACTGGCCCGTCGAGAAGAACCGCTACCGCCTCATGGCCGCGCGTGCCTGCCCGTGGGCGCACCGCACTGTGATTACCCGCCGCCTTTTGGGGCTGGAAGACGCGCTGTCGCTCGGCCTGGCCGGCCCGACGCATGACTGGCGCTCCTGGGTCTTCGACTTAGATCCCGACGAGAAGGACCCCGCCACCGGGCTACACCGCCTGCGCGAGGCCTACCTCAACCGCTTCCCCGACTACCCGAAGGGCATTACGGTGCCGGCCATCGTCGAGATCTCCTCGCGCAAGGTGGTCACCAACGACTTCCCGTCGATCCCCATCGACTTCCAGCTACAGTGGCGCGAATTCCACCGCGCCGGCGCGCCGGATCTCTACCCCGAGCAGCACCGTGAGCGTATCGACGAGATGGCCGCGTGGCTGTTCAAGGAAGTCAACAACGGCGTCTACCGGTGCGGCTTCGCCGGCTCTCAGGAGGCTTATGAGTCGGCGTATGACCGCCTGTGGGAGGCCCTCGACTGGCTGGAGGATCACCTCGGAAAGCACCGCTTCTTGGTCGGCGATCACATCACCCTCGCCGACATCTACCTCTACCCCACCCTGGTGCGCTTCGATCCGGTCTACGTGGGGCACTTCAAGTGCTCGCGCAACCGGATCGCGCAGATGCCGAACCTCTGGAACTACCTCAAGGAGCTGTTCTCCCTGCCGGGCTTCGGCGATACCACCGACTTCCAGGAGATTAAGGAGCACTACTACTTCACGCACAGCGAGATCAACCCGACGCGCGTGGTGCCGGTGGGCCCGGATATGTCGCCGATCGTCGAGCCGCACGACCGGGATCGTTTCGGCGGCGCGCCTTTTGCCGAGGGCACGACGCTGCCGGGTCCGGTGCCGGCCGGTGAGGAAGTCAAACACCCGGAGCCCTTCCAGAAGTAA
- a CDS encoding MarR family winged helix-turn-helix transcriptional regulator — protein sequence MSRLENRGWVRRQPSEDDRRTNIASLTDEGRKFLQEAAPGHVERVLELVFDGLSAEENLQLGTLLGKILSHLDPPALPRVTSADEREDEDAEEED from the coding sequence GTGTCGCGTTTGGAAAACCGCGGCTGGGTACGCCGGCAGCCCTCCGAGGACGACCGACGCACCAACATCGCCAGCCTCACCGACGAGGGCCGGAAGTTCCTCCAAGAGGCCGCTCCCGGGCACGTCGAGCGGGTCCTCGAGCTCGTCTTCGACGGCCTTTCGGCGGAAGAGAACCTTCAGCTCGGCACGCTATTAGGAAAGATCCTGTCCCATCTCGATCCGCCGGCGCTGCCGCGCGTGACCTCGGCGGACGAGCGAGAGGACGAAGACGCAGAAGAAGAAGACTAA